From Anopheles funestus chromosome 3RL, idAnoFuneDA-416_04, whole genome shotgun sequence, a single genomic window includes:
- the LOC125769243 gene encoding septin-7 isoform X8 codes for MSASTPTAQQAASGVGGPPVPPAKPVLSSPGAYMANFQSGVSGSTVAPPITAGIHGTNKTHEKPTIAARPIPPPKLPNYSSSFNKIDRDRNEFTKIDKAEREKHNNSANAATDKHSTAGLTNSTAGGVTNNSSPAAVSIGAMVTNNNHNGLNGAATTNGSSLAGNNNLTGAGGGVNGLSSMNSVSLKEKRDALLNHHESGANGHHHHHHADAANAKLASERHEKEKPVVKSKPKELDGYVGFANLPNQVYRKAVKKGFELTLMVVGESGLGKSTLINSMFLSDIYHAEQHPGPSKRIKKTVAVESTKVLLKENGVNLTLTVVDTPGFGDAVDNSNCWLPIVDFVESKYEEYLTAESRVHRTALPDSRVHVCLYFIAPSGHGLKPLDIEFMQRLCDKVNIIPVIAKADTLTPEEITLFKKQILNEIAQHKIKIYDFPDPMDEEEDAKVLRQLRSRVPFAVVGANAIIEIDGRKVRGRRYPWGVAEVENLDHCDFIALRNMVIRTNLQDLKDVTNNVHYENYRCRKLAGLGTDGKAKLSNNLCNIGTVNTNGTGWNPLAQMEEEKREHESKMKKMEAEMEQVFEMKVKEKKQKLKDSEAELTRRHEERKKALELQIRELEDRRKAFELEKTEWEQQNGVTLDELRRKSLEANSKETASLASRSSDESKGRRVFGSLLRRHTSFGAPDAVRGVTGAAGSTSTLATSANNNNSTVPPSPQDHNES; via the exons ATGAGTGCATCAACGCCCACAGCACAGCAAGCGGCATCCGGTGTCGGTGGACCACCAGTACCTCCGGCGAAGCCAGTTCTTTCCTCACCCGGTGCGTACATGGCCAACTTCCAGTCCGGTGTGTCCGGTTCAACGGTGGCACCGCCAATCACTGCCGGTATCCACGGTACGAACAAGACGCACGAGAAGCCGACAATTGCCGCCCGGCCTATTCCACCTCCGAAGCTGCCAAACTACTCATCATCGTTTAATAAgatcgatcgcgatcgtaATGAGTTCACCAAAATCGACAAAGCGGAACGGGAAAAG CATAATAACAGCGCAAACGCGGCCACCGACAAACACAGCACTGCAGGGCTCACTAACTCAACTGCCGGTGGCGTTACTAACAACAGCTCACCGGCCGCCGTCTCGATTGGCGCAATGGTCACCAATAACAATCATAACGGTCTAAACGGAGCCGCGACCACGAACGGGAGCAGCTTGGCCGGGAACAATAATCTCACTGGTGCTGGTGGCGGTGTAAACGGACTGTCGAGTATGAACAGTGTTTCGCTGAAGGAGAAACGGGACGCATTGCTAAACCATCACGAGAGTGGTGCAAATggacaccaccatcatcatcatgcggATGCAGCGAACGCCAAGCTGGCCAGCGAACGACACGAAAAGGAGAAGCCGGTGGTGAAATCGAAACCGAAGGAGTTGGACGGATACGTAGGATTTGCGAACCTGCCCAACCAGGTGTACCGGAAGGCGGTGAAAAAAGGATTTGAATTGACGCTGATGGTAGTTGGTGAATCAGGACTGGGCAAATCTACACTCATCAATTCAATGTTCCTATCGGACATCTACCATGCCGAGCAGCATCCCGGTCCTTCAAAACGCATTAAAAAGACGGTGGCCGTCGAGAGTACGAAGGTACTGCTGAAAGAGAATGGTGTAAACTTAACATTAACGGTTGTCGATACGCCTGGATTTGGTGATGCCGTGGACAACAGTAACTG CTGGCTACCGATTGTAGACTTTGTCGAATCGAAGTATGAAGAGTATTTGACGGCAGAGTCTCGTGTTCACCGAACGGCATTGCCAGATTCGCGTGTGCACGTCTGCCTGTACTTCATTGCCCCGTCAGGGCATGGATTAAAGCCACTGGACATCGAGTTCATGCAGCGACTGTGTGATAAGGTTAACATCATACCGGTCATTGCCAAAGCGGACACACTCACTCCGGAGGAAATTACTCTGTTCAAAAAGCAG ATTCTGAATGAAATCGCTCAACATAAGATAAAAATTTACGATTTTCCGGATCCGATGGATGAGGAGGAAGATGCAAAAGTGCTTAGACAGCTACGGAGCCGTGTGCCGTTTGCAGTTGTCGGTGCAAATGCGATTATTGAGATCGATGGACGTAAAGTTCGCGGTCGACGCTATCCATGGGGTGTTGCTGAAG TTGAGAATCTGGACCATTGTGATTTCATTGCCTTGCGCAACATGGTTATTCGTACAAACCTGCAGGACCTGAAGGATGTGACAAACAATGTGCACTACGAAAACTACCGTTGTCGAAAACTAGCCGGTTTGGGTACCGATGGCAAAGCCAAGCTGAGCAATAA CTTATGCAATATTGGAACTGTTAACACAAATGGTACTGGATG GAACCCGCTGGCTCAGATGGAAGAGGAAAAACGGGAACATGAATcgaagatgaagaagatgGAAGCCGAAATGGAGCAGGTATTTGAGATGAAAGTGAaagagaagaagcaaaagctgaAGGACTCCGAAGCCGAGCTAACCAGACGTCACGAGGAGAGAAAGAAG GCTCTCGAGCTTCAAATACGCGAATTGGAGGATCGCAGAAAAGCCTTTGAGCTAGAGAAAACTGAATGGGAACAGCAGAACGGTGTCACACTTGATGAGCTGCGACGCAAGAGTCTGGAAGCGAACAGCAAAGA GACCGCGTCTCTTGCATCAAGAAGTTCCGATGAGTCGAAGGGCAGGCGCGTCTTTGGATCGTTGCTGCGTCGGCACACTAGCTTCGGAGCGCCGGACGCCGTCCGTGGCGTTACCGGTGCGGCCGGTTCGACTTCCACTCTTGCTACTAGCGCtaacaataacaacagcaCAGTGCCACCTAGTCCGCAAGATCATAACGAATCGTAA
- the LOC125769243 gene encoding septin-7 isoform X7: protein MSASTPTAQQAASGVGGPPVPPAKPVLSSPGAYMANFQSGVSGSTVAPPITAGIHGTNKTHEKPTIAARPIPPPKLPNYSSSFNKIDRDRNEFTKIDKAEREKVSLHNNSANAATDKHSTAGLTNSTAGGVTNNSSPAAVSIGAMVTNNNHNGLNGAATTNGSSLAGNNNLTGAGGGVNGLSSMNSVSLKEKRDALLNHHESGANGHHHHHHADAANAKLASERHEKEKPVVKSKPKELDGYVGFANLPNQVYRKAVKKGFELTLMVVGESGLGKSTLINSMFLSDIYHAEQHPGPSKRIKKTVAVESTKVLLKENGVNLTLTVVDTPGFGDAVDNSNCWLPIVDFVESKYEEYLTAESRVHRTALPDSRVHVCLYFIAPSGHGLKPLDIEFMQRLCDKVNIIPVIAKADTLTPEEITLFKKQILNEIAQHKIKIYDFPDPMDEEEDAKVLRQLRSRVPFAVVGANAIIEIDGRKVRGRRYPWGVAEVENLDHCDFIALRNMVIRTNLQDLKDVTNNVHYENYRCRKLAGLGTDGKAKLSNNLCNIGTVNTNGTGWNPLAQMEEEKREHESKMKKMEAEMEQVFEMKVKEKKQKLKDSEAELTRRHEERKKALELQIRELEDRRKAFELEKTEWEQQNGVTLDELRRKSLEANSKETASLASRSSDESKGRRVFGSLLRRHTSFGAPDAVRGVTGAAGSTSTLATSANNNNSTVPPSPQDHNES from the exons ATGAGTGCATCAACGCCCACAGCACAGCAAGCGGCATCCGGTGTCGGTGGACCACCAGTACCTCCGGCGAAGCCAGTTCTTTCCTCACCCGGTGCGTACATGGCCAACTTCCAGTCCGGTGTGTCCGGTTCAACGGTGGCACCGCCAATCACTGCCGGTATCCACGGTACGAACAAGACGCACGAGAAGCCGACAATTGCCGCCCGGCCTATTCCACCTCCGAAGCTGCCAAACTACTCATCATCGTTTAATAAgatcgatcgcgatcgtaATGAGTTCACCAAAATCGACAAAGCGGAACGGGAAAAGGTTAGCCTG CATAATAACAGCGCAAACGCGGCCACCGACAAACACAGCACTGCAGGGCTCACTAACTCAACTGCCGGTGGCGTTACTAACAACAGCTCACCGGCCGCCGTCTCGATTGGCGCAATGGTCACCAATAACAATCATAACGGTCTAAACGGAGCCGCGACCACGAACGGGAGCAGCTTGGCCGGGAACAATAATCTCACTGGTGCTGGTGGCGGTGTAAACGGACTGTCGAGTATGAACAGTGTTTCGCTGAAGGAGAAACGGGACGCATTGCTAAACCATCACGAGAGTGGTGCAAATggacaccaccatcatcatcatgcggATGCAGCGAACGCCAAGCTGGCCAGCGAACGACACGAAAAGGAGAAGCCGGTGGTGAAATCGAAACCGAAGGAGTTGGACGGATACGTAGGATTTGCGAACCTGCCCAACCAGGTGTACCGGAAGGCGGTGAAAAAAGGATTTGAATTGACGCTGATGGTAGTTGGTGAATCAGGACTGGGCAAATCTACACTCATCAATTCAATGTTCCTATCGGACATCTACCATGCCGAGCAGCATCCCGGTCCTTCAAAACGCATTAAAAAGACGGTGGCCGTCGAGAGTACGAAGGTACTGCTGAAAGAGAATGGTGTAAACTTAACATTAACGGTTGTCGATACGCCTGGATTTGGTGATGCCGTGGACAACAGTAACTG CTGGCTACCGATTGTAGACTTTGTCGAATCGAAGTATGAAGAGTATTTGACGGCAGAGTCTCGTGTTCACCGAACGGCATTGCCAGATTCGCGTGTGCACGTCTGCCTGTACTTCATTGCCCCGTCAGGGCATGGATTAAAGCCACTGGACATCGAGTTCATGCAGCGACTGTGTGATAAGGTTAACATCATACCGGTCATTGCCAAAGCGGACACACTCACTCCGGAGGAAATTACTCTGTTCAAAAAGCAG ATTCTGAATGAAATCGCTCAACATAAGATAAAAATTTACGATTTTCCGGATCCGATGGATGAGGAGGAAGATGCAAAAGTGCTTAGACAGCTACGGAGCCGTGTGCCGTTTGCAGTTGTCGGTGCAAATGCGATTATTGAGATCGATGGACGTAAAGTTCGCGGTCGACGCTATCCATGGGGTGTTGCTGAAG TTGAGAATCTGGACCATTGTGATTTCATTGCCTTGCGCAACATGGTTATTCGTACAAACCTGCAGGACCTGAAGGATGTGACAAACAATGTGCACTACGAAAACTACCGTTGTCGAAAACTAGCCGGTTTGGGTACCGATGGCAAAGCCAAGCTGAGCAATAA CTTATGCAATATTGGAACTGTTAACACAAATGGTACTGGATG GAACCCGCTGGCTCAGATGGAAGAGGAAAAACGGGAACATGAATcgaagatgaagaagatgGAAGCCGAAATGGAGCAGGTATTTGAGATGAAAGTGAaagagaagaagcaaaagctgaAGGACTCCGAAGCCGAGCTAACCAGACGTCACGAGGAGAGAAAGAAG GCTCTCGAGCTTCAAATACGCGAATTGGAGGATCGCAGAAAAGCCTTTGAGCTAGAGAAAACTGAATGGGAACAGCAGAACGGTGTCACACTTGATGAGCTGCGACGCAAGAGTCTGGAAGCGAACAGCAAAGA GACCGCGTCTCTTGCATCAAGAAGTTCCGATGAGTCGAAGGGCAGGCGCGTCTTTGGATCGTTGCTGCGTCGGCACACTAGCTTCGGAGCGCCGGACGCCGTCCGTGGCGTTACCGGTGCGGCCGGTTCGACTTCCACTCTTGCTACTAGCGCtaacaataacaacagcaCAGTGCCACCTAGTCCGCAAGATCATAACGAATCGTAA
- the LOC125769243 gene encoding septin-7 isoform X6, protein MSASTPTAQQAASGVGGPPVPPAKPVLSSPGAYMANFQSGVSGSTVAPPITAGIHGTNKTHEKPTIAARPIPPPKLPNYSSSFNKIDRDRNEFTKIDKAEREKVSLLATKREMFFKSESNSPSGPPPNPPVGLNSLNLANNNVIHNNSANAATDKHSTAGLTNSTAGGVTNNSSPAAVSIGAMVTNNNHNGLNGAATTNGSSLAGNNNLTGAGGGVNGLSSMNSVSLKEKRDALLNHHESGANGHHHHHHADAANAKLASERHEKEKPVVKSKPKELDGYVGFANLPNQVYRKAVKKGFELTLMVVGESGLGKSTLINSMFLSDIYHAEQHPGPSKRIKKTVAVESTKVLLKENGVNLTLTVVDTPGFGDAVDNSNCWLPIVDFVESKYEEYLTAESRVHRTALPDSRVHVCLYFIAPSGHGLKPLDIEFMQRLCDKVNIIPVIAKADTLTPEEITLFKKQILNEIAQHKIKIYDFPDPMDEEEDAKVLRQLRSRVPFAVVGANAIIEIDGRKVRGRRYPWGVAEVENLDHCDFIALRNMVIRTNLQDLKDVTNNVHYENYRCRKLAGLGTDGKAKLSNNLCNIGTVNTNGTGWNPLAQMEEEKREHESKMKKMEAEMEQVFEMKVKEKKQKLKDSEAELTRRHEERKKALELQIRELEDRRKAFELEKTEWEQQNGVTLDELRRKSLEANSKDKQHSSLAGWSKPFPKSGYIVEYMKKNKCTANT, encoded by the exons ATGAGTGCATCAACGCCCACAGCACAGCAAGCGGCATCCGGTGTCGGTGGACCACCAGTACCTCCGGCGAAGCCAGTTCTTTCCTCACCCGGTGCGTACATGGCCAACTTCCAGTCCGGTGTGTCCGGTTCAACGGTGGCACCGCCAATCACTGCCGGTATCCACGGTACGAACAAGACGCACGAGAAGCCGACAATTGCCGCCCGGCCTATTCCACCTCCGAAGCTGCCAAACTACTCATCATCGTTTAATAAgatcgatcgcgatcgtaATGAGTTCACCAAAATCGACAAAGCGGAACGGGAAAAGGTTAGCCTG TTGGCAACCAAGCGCGAAATGTTCTTCAAATCGGAAAGCAACAGTCCGTCCGGGCCGCCACCAAATCCACCGGTAGGACTGAATAGTCTCAACTTGGCTAACAACAACGTGATC CATAATAACAGCGCAAACGCGGCCACCGACAAACACAGCACTGCAGGGCTCACTAACTCAACTGCCGGTGGCGTTACTAACAACAGCTCACCGGCCGCCGTCTCGATTGGCGCAATGGTCACCAATAACAATCATAACGGTCTAAACGGAGCCGCGACCACGAACGGGAGCAGCTTGGCCGGGAACAATAATCTCACTGGTGCTGGTGGCGGTGTAAACGGACTGTCGAGTATGAACAGTGTTTCGCTGAAGGAGAAACGGGACGCATTGCTAAACCATCACGAGAGTGGTGCAAATggacaccaccatcatcatcatgcggATGCAGCGAACGCCAAGCTGGCCAGCGAACGACACGAAAAGGAGAAGCCGGTGGTGAAATCGAAACCGAAGGAGTTGGACGGATACGTAGGATTTGCGAACCTGCCCAACCAGGTGTACCGGAAGGCGGTGAAAAAAGGATTTGAATTGACGCTGATGGTAGTTGGTGAATCAGGACTGGGCAAATCTACACTCATCAATTCAATGTTCCTATCGGACATCTACCATGCCGAGCAGCATCCCGGTCCTTCAAAACGCATTAAAAAGACGGTGGCCGTCGAGAGTACGAAGGTACTGCTGAAAGAGAATGGTGTAAACTTAACATTAACGGTTGTCGATACGCCTGGATTTGGTGATGCCGTGGACAACAGTAACTG CTGGCTACCGATTGTAGACTTTGTCGAATCGAAGTATGAAGAGTATTTGACGGCAGAGTCTCGTGTTCACCGAACGGCATTGCCAGATTCGCGTGTGCACGTCTGCCTGTACTTCATTGCCCCGTCAGGGCATGGATTAAAGCCACTGGACATCGAGTTCATGCAGCGACTGTGTGATAAGGTTAACATCATACCGGTCATTGCCAAAGCGGACACACTCACTCCGGAGGAAATTACTCTGTTCAAAAAGCAG ATTCTGAATGAAATCGCTCAACATAAGATAAAAATTTACGATTTTCCGGATCCGATGGATGAGGAGGAAGATGCAAAAGTGCTTAGACAGCTACGGAGCCGTGTGCCGTTTGCAGTTGTCGGTGCAAATGCGATTATTGAGATCGATGGACGTAAAGTTCGCGGTCGACGCTATCCATGGGGTGTTGCTGAAG TTGAGAATCTGGACCATTGTGATTTCATTGCCTTGCGCAACATGGTTATTCGTACAAACCTGCAGGACCTGAAGGATGTGACAAACAATGTGCACTACGAAAACTACCGTTGTCGAAAACTAGCCGGTTTGGGTACCGATGGCAAAGCCAAGCTGAGCAATAA CTTATGCAATATTGGAACTGTTAACACAAATGGTACTGGATG GAACCCGCTGGCTCAGATGGAAGAGGAAAAACGGGAACATGAATcgaagatgaagaagatgGAAGCCGAAATGGAGCAGGTATTTGAGATGAAAGTGAaagagaagaagcaaaagctgaAGGACTCCGAAGCCGAGCTAACCAGACGTCACGAGGAGAGAAAGAAG GCTCTCGAGCTTCAAATACGCGAATTGGAGGATCGCAGAAAAGCCTTTGAGCTAGAGAAAACTGAATGGGAACAGCAGAACGGTGTCACACTTGATGAGCTGCGACGCAAGAGTCTGGAAGCGAACAGCAAAGA TAAACAACACTCGAGTCTTGCAGGTTGGAGCAAACCTTTTCCAAAGTCAGGATACATTGTAgaatatatgaaaaaaaataaatgtactgCCAACACGTAA
- the LOC125769243 gene encoding septin-7 isoform X10 codes for MSASTPTAQQAASGVGGPPVPPAKPVLSSPGAYMANFQSGVSGSTVAPPITAGIHGTNKTHEKPTIAARPIPPPKLPNYSSSFNKIDRDRNEFTKIDKAEREKVSLLATKREMFFKSESNSPSGPPPNPPVGLNSLNLANNNVIHNNSANAATDKHSTAGLTNSTAGGVTNNSSPAAVSIGAMVTNNNHNGLNGAATTNGSSLAGNNNLTGAGGGVNGLSSMNSVSLKEKRDALLNHHESGANGHHHHHHADAANAKLASERHEKEKPVVKSKPKELDGYVGFANLPNQVYRKAVKKGFELTLMVVGESGLGKSTLINSMFLSDIYHAEQHPGPSKRIKKTVAVESTKVLLKENGVNLTLTVVDTPGFGDAVDNSNCWLPIVDFVESKYEEYLTAESRVHRTALPDSRVHVCLYFIAPSGHGLKPLDIEFMQRLCDKVNIIPVIAKADTLTPEEITLFKKQILNEIAQHKIKIYDFPDPMDEEEDAKVLRQLRSRVPFAVVGANAIIEIDGRKVRGRRYPWGVAEVENLDHCDFIALRNMVIRTNLQDLKDVTNNVHYENYRCRKLAGLGTDGKAKLSNNLCNIGTVNTNGTGWNPLAQMEEEKREHESKMKKMEAEMEQVFEMKVKEKKQKLKDSEAELTRRHEERKKALELQIRELEDRRKAFELEKTEWEQQNGVTLDELRRKSLEANSKEKRNFCDRVSCIKKFR; via the exons ATGAGTGCATCAACGCCCACAGCACAGCAAGCGGCATCCGGTGTCGGTGGACCACCAGTACCTCCGGCGAAGCCAGTTCTTTCCTCACCCGGTGCGTACATGGCCAACTTCCAGTCCGGTGTGTCCGGTTCAACGGTGGCACCGCCAATCACTGCCGGTATCCACGGTACGAACAAGACGCACGAGAAGCCGACAATTGCCGCCCGGCCTATTCCACCTCCGAAGCTGCCAAACTACTCATCATCGTTTAATAAgatcgatcgcgatcgtaATGAGTTCACCAAAATCGACAAAGCGGAACGGGAAAAGGTTAGCCTG TTGGCAACCAAGCGCGAAATGTTCTTCAAATCGGAAAGCAACAGTCCGTCCGGGCCGCCACCAAATCCACCGGTAGGACTGAATAGTCTCAACTTGGCTAACAACAACGTGATC CATAATAACAGCGCAAACGCGGCCACCGACAAACACAGCACTGCAGGGCTCACTAACTCAACTGCCGGTGGCGTTACTAACAACAGCTCACCGGCCGCCGTCTCGATTGGCGCAATGGTCACCAATAACAATCATAACGGTCTAAACGGAGCCGCGACCACGAACGGGAGCAGCTTGGCCGGGAACAATAATCTCACTGGTGCTGGTGGCGGTGTAAACGGACTGTCGAGTATGAACAGTGTTTCGCTGAAGGAGAAACGGGACGCATTGCTAAACCATCACGAGAGTGGTGCAAATggacaccaccatcatcatcatgcggATGCAGCGAACGCCAAGCTGGCCAGCGAACGACACGAAAAGGAGAAGCCGGTGGTGAAATCGAAACCGAAGGAGTTGGACGGATACGTAGGATTTGCGAACCTGCCCAACCAGGTGTACCGGAAGGCGGTGAAAAAAGGATTTGAATTGACGCTGATGGTAGTTGGTGAATCAGGACTGGGCAAATCTACACTCATCAATTCAATGTTCCTATCGGACATCTACCATGCCGAGCAGCATCCCGGTCCTTCAAAACGCATTAAAAAGACGGTGGCCGTCGAGAGTACGAAGGTACTGCTGAAAGAGAATGGTGTAAACTTAACATTAACGGTTGTCGATACGCCTGGATTTGGTGATGCCGTGGACAACAGTAACTG CTGGCTACCGATTGTAGACTTTGTCGAATCGAAGTATGAAGAGTATTTGACGGCAGAGTCTCGTGTTCACCGAACGGCATTGCCAGATTCGCGTGTGCACGTCTGCCTGTACTTCATTGCCCCGTCAGGGCATGGATTAAAGCCACTGGACATCGAGTTCATGCAGCGACTGTGTGATAAGGTTAACATCATACCGGTCATTGCCAAAGCGGACACACTCACTCCGGAGGAAATTACTCTGTTCAAAAAGCAG ATTCTGAATGAAATCGCTCAACATAAGATAAAAATTTACGATTTTCCGGATCCGATGGATGAGGAGGAAGATGCAAAAGTGCTTAGACAGCTACGGAGCCGTGTGCCGTTTGCAGTTGTCGGTGCAAATGCGATTATTGAGATCGATGGACGTAAAGTTCGCGGTCGACGCTATCCATGGGGTGTTGCTGAAG TTGAGAATCTGGACCATTGTGATTTCATTGCCTTGCGCAACATGGTTATTCGTACAAACCTGCAGGACCTGAAGGATGTGACAAACAATGTGCACTACGAAAACTACCGTTGTCGAAAACTAGCCGGTTTGGGTACCGATGGCAAAGCCAAGCTGAGCAATAA CTTATGCAATATTGGAACTGTTAACACAAATGGTACTGGATG GAACCCGCTGGCTCAGATGGAAGAGGAAAAACGGGAACATGAATcgaagatgaagaagatgGAAGCCGAAATGGAGCAGGTATTTGAGATGAAAGTGAaagagaagaagcaaaagctgaAGGACTCCGAAGCCGAGCTAACCAGACGTCACGAGGAGAGAAAGAAG GCTCTCGAGCTTCAAATACGCGAATTGGAGGATCGCAGAAAAGCCTTTGAGCTAGAGAAAACTGAATGGGAACAGCAGAACGGTGTCACACTTGATGAGCTGCGACGCAAGAGTCTGGAAGCGAACAGCAAAGA gaaaagaaacttttgt GACCGCGTCTCTTGCATCAAGAAGTTCCGATGA